A part of Corvus cornix cornix isolate S_Up_H32 chromosome Z, ASM73873v5, whole genome shotgun sequence genomic DNA contains:
- the C6 gene encoding complement component C6 — protein sequence MDTFIMGVTVPMHLVLLSLVIGTSQGCYCEHYPWGSWSACSQTCNFGTQTRHRQIRMDEYYSQNFCDQLCTKQESRACNQQTCPINCQLGDFGPWSECDPCVKKQFRTRTLLRPSQFGGQACTEPLVESRPCFPAKLCNIVEVDCKNKFRCESGRCISKTLECNGENDCGDNSDERNCGRKKTVCNRKYESIPGVQLIGSGFHILAGESRGEVLGNSFNGGQCTTVKHNETRKLYRVPANLEAVSFQVTDEEDDVTSDFYKDLTPLSDSASDSRSSTHSSRGSSGIPFLFSKKKRVRVTSSSSFKKAIKASYEKNSNFIRVHKVISVANFTMKESDLQLSDAFLKALNHLPLEYNYALYSRIFDDFGTHYYTSGKMGGSYDILYQYSSEELQNSGLSVDESTECVRTETTKRVFFRKKKKVSTRCTTNRMTVTHEGSILESAERSVSLVKGGRSEYAAALAWEKKGAFPGHRVFTDWLESTKDNPVVIDFEVSPIVDLVKNVPCAVTKRRHLRRALRDHVGRFDPCQCAPCPNNGRPVLSGTECLCLCQAGTYGTNCETRAPGFTAVAVDGRWGCWSEWSPCDASFKTRRTRECNNPSPMNGGKPCEGQREEEEDCYVSVFTDRGAPCINDDEARREENVLIGEPESGCSKPDPPEYGFIRNEKNQYAVGEEVEIACVSGHSLIGYQYLRCLPDQVWTQQHVECQPSVCLRPPISDSVTISPFKQQYNIGETMKLSCQAGFIVTGHTKYTCGKDLSWIPPIRRSITCEKDVQTKIRGICNPGQKQVGSQCVCMSPEEDCGHNSEDICVLHAVSEQNVTKPSCQYSAEMCLGVKSFHFLHAGPCHGNSNLDWAIERAKLSANSLKKVPCGYDTCYDWEDCQETQTQCSCLMPYQCPKEEIRPHCIQMETTGRRKIVSHCMLAAMKCAGIKLKVLEQGSCLP from the exons ATGGACACCTTCATCATGGGCGTGACTGTACCAATGCACCTGGTCCTGCTGAGCCTGGTGATTGGGACCAGCCAGGGGTGCTACTGTGAGCATTACCCATGGGGGTCGTGGTCTGCCTGCTCACAGACTTGCAATTTCGGCACACAGACCAGGCACAG gCAAATAAGAATGGATGAATATTATAGCCAAAACTTCTGTGATCAGCTGTGCACAAAGCAAGAATCTCGAGCATGTAACCAGCAAACATGTCCTATCAACTGTCAGCTTGGAGACTTTGGCCCTTGGTCAGAATGTGACCCATGTGTTAAAAAACAA tTCCGTACCCGGACACTCCTGCGACCATCCCAGTTTGGGGGTCAGGCCTGCACCGAGCCGCTGGTGGAGTCCCGTCCATGTTTCCCAGCTAAGCTCTGCAACATAGTGGAAGTTGACTGCAAGAATAAATTTCGGTGTGAGAGTG GTCGCTGTATTTCAAAAACATTGGAATGTAATGGAGAAAATGACTGTGGGGACAACTCTGATGAAAGAAactgtggaaggaaaaagacTGTGTGTAATCGAAAGTATGAGAGCATCCCAGGTGTGCAATTAATAGGCAGTGG atTTCACATTCTGGCAGGAGAGAGCCGAGGGGAAGTTCTTGGCAACTCATTCAATGGAGGACAATGTACAACAGTGAAGCACAACGAGACAAGGAAATTGTATCGTGTCCCTGCGAATCTGGAGGCTGTCAGCTTTCAG GTAACAGATGAAGAGGATGATGTAACATCAGATTTCTACAAAGATTTAACTCCCCTGAGTGATAGTGCTTCTGACAGTAGATCATCCACTCATAGTAGTCGAGGTTCTTCTGGTATCCCATTTTTattctcaaaaaagaaaagggtcCGAGTTACATCGTCTTCCTCCTTCAAGAAAGCTATTAAAGCCTCATATGAAAAG AATTCCAACTTTATCAGAGTCCATAAAGTAATTTCTGTTGCAAACTTCACAATGAAAGAGTCAGATCTGCAGCTTTCAGATGCCTTTCTAAAAGCACTTAACCACCTGCCCCTGGAGTACAACTATGCTTTATACAGCAGAATATTTGATGACTTTGGCACTCATTACTACACCTCTGGGAAGATGGGTGGTTCCTATGATATTCTTTACCAGTACAGCTCTGAGGAACTGCAGAACTCAG GCCTGTCAGTTGATGAATCAACAGAGTGTGTCCGAACAGAAACAACCAAGCGTGTgttcttcaggaagaaaaagaaagtcagTACCAGATGCACCACAAACAGGATGACTGTGACACATGAAG GTTCCATTTTGGAGTCAGCTGAACGATCAGTCTCCCTGGTAAAAGGTGGCAGGTCAGAGTACGCAGCAGCTCTGGcctgggagaaaaagggggCTTTTCCAGGACACAGAGTCTTCACAGACTGGCTGGAATCAACAAAGGACAATCCTGTGGTGATTGACTTTGAG GTGTCGCCCATCGTGGACCTGGTGAAGAATGTGCCATGCGCTGTGACCAAGCGCCGTCACCTGAGGAGAGCGCTGAGGGACCACGTGGGCAGGTTTGACCCATGCCAGTGTGCCCCCTGCCCCAACAACGGCAGGCCTGTGCTATCCGGGACAGAgtgcctctgcctgtgccaggccGGCACCTATGGCACCAACTGCGAGACGCGGGCTCCGGGTTTCACAGCAG TTGCTGTCGATGGCCGATGGGGTTGCTGGTCTGAATGGAGTCCATGCGATGCTTCCTTCAAAACCAGAAGGACGCGGGAATGCAATAACCCCTCCCCAATGAACGGCGGGAAGCCGTGTgaagggcagagggaagaagaggaggactGCTATGTCTCTGTGTTCACAGACAG aggtGCTCCTTGTATAAATGATGATGAAGCCAGGAGAGAAGAGAATGTCTTGATTGGTGAACCTGAGTCTGGATGTTCTAAGCCAGACCCACCAGAATATGGCTTTATCAGG aacgAAAAGAACCAGTATGCTGTGGGGGAGGAAGTTGAAATTGCCTGTGTGAGTGGTCATAGCCTCATTGGCTATCAATACCTTCGGTGTCTGCCAGATCAAGTCTGGACACAGCAACATGTTGAGTGCCAAC CCTCAGTATGCCTCAGGCCACCAATATCTGACAGTGTCACAATTTCCCCATTTAAGCAACAGTACAACATTGGTGAAACAATGAAGCTGAGCTGCCAAGCTGGATTTATAGTCACTGGTCACACAAAATATACCTGTGGGAAAGACCTGTCCTGGATACCTCCTATTCGGAGGTCTATTACATGTGAAAAAG ATGTGCAAACTAAAATTAGAGGTATTTGCAATCCAGGACAAAAGCAAGTTGGATCTCAGTGTGTTTGTATGTCTCCAGAAGAAGATTGTGG CCACAACTCAGAAGACATCTGCGTGCTACATGCTGTTTCTGAACAGAATGTGACCAAGCCCAGCTGTCAGTACTCAGCTGAAATGTGCCTTGGAGTAAAGTCATTTCATTTCTTGCATGCTGGCCCTTGCCATGGTAATTCCAACCTAGACTGGGCTATTGAGAGGGCAAAACTCTCTGCGAATAGCTTGAAGAAAGTGCCCTGTGGCTATGACACCTGCTATGACTGGGAGGATTGTCAAG AGACACAGACCCAGTGCTCCTGCCTGATGCCTTACCAGTGCCCCAAAGAAGAGATCCGCCCTCACTGCATCCAAATGGAGACaacagggaggaggaagataGTCAGTCATTGCATGCTGGCAGCCATGAAGTGTGCTGGCATCAAACTgaaggtgctggagcaggggagctgCCTGCCATAA